The following proteins are encoded in a genomic region of Dyadobacter sp. UC 10:
- the mutS gene encoding DNA mismatch repair protein MutS: MAKAPKETPLNKQYNQIKAKYPGALLLFRVGDFYETFGEDAIRASKILGIVLTRRNNGGSHEELAGFPHHSLDNYLPKLVRAGERVAICDQLEDPAAAKGIVKRGVTELVTPGVSYNDNVLDTRRNNYLAAVHVGAENLYGIAFLDISTGEFMTSQGNAAYIDKMLQGFAPSEVLFCKKHKQEFTQLFGGKYHTYQLEDWCFGYDYGYEQLTTHFQTTTLKGYGIETLPLGIVAAGVILHYLKETEHKEIAHIARITRLEEEKYVWLDRFTVRNLELVYAQQEGGVPLIQILDHTVTPMGARLLRKWMVLPLKEKLPIEERLNIVGHFLNNRSVHESVVGNLKLIGDLERLISKVAVRRVNPKELGQLKRSLTQIAPIKESLYKLLDKERKKLQKDTEVEQALTPALEVLLKYADQLDVCKELVDKIENELREDAPVLSNQGRMIKKGVDAELDELHAISYEGKDYLLQLQNREIERTGISSLKIAYNKVFGYYLEVTHVHQNKVPAEWIRKQTLVNAERYITPELKEYEEKIINAEDSIATIESRIFNEMVLAAAGHVNIIQKNAAIISSLDVLSSFATVAAKNNYVKPVITEDNRLDIKQGRHPVIEQQLPVGESYVPNDVYLDDASQQIIIITGPNMAGKSALLRQTALIVLMAQMGCYVPAKSASVGLVDKIFTRVGASDNLSRGESTFMVEMTETASILNNLSDRSLILMDEIGRGTSTYDGVSIAWAITEYLHNQHECRPKTLFATHYHELNQLSEDFPRIKNFNVAVKEVDNRVIFLRKLKPGGSAHSFGIHVAQIAGMPQPIVLRASEIMQHLEKEHMTQEHSKKIKEIPKNNFQLSIFEPADPKLEELKEKLSLIDVNTLSPIEALLKLNEFQKLLKK, encoded by the coding sequence TTGGCAAAGGCACCTAAAGAAACCCCGCTTAACAAACAATACAATCAGATTAAAGCGAAGTACCCCGGAGCGTTACTGCTATTCCGGGTCGGTGATTTTTATGAGACTTTTGGCGAAGACGCAATCAGGGCGTCCAAAATCCTGGGCATTGTGCTCACCCGCCGCAATAATGGCGGCTCGCACGAAGAGCTGGCCGGTTTTCCACACCATTCTTTAGACAACTACTTACCAAAGCTCGTACGCGCAGGCGAACGCGTAGCGATCTGCGATCAACTCGAAGATCCCGCCGCAGCAAAAGGGATAGTCAAAAGAGGAGTGACCGAACTGGTAACACCGGGCGTTTCTTACAACGATAACGTACTGGATACCAGGAGGAACAATTATCTTGCCGCTGTACACGTCGGTGCTGAAAATCTTTACGGAATAGCATTCCTGGACATTTCAACCGGTGAATTCATGACGTCCCAGGGAAATGCCGCATATATTGACAAAATGCTGCAGGGATTTGCGCCTTCCGAAGTTCTTTTTTGTAAAAAACACAAGCAGGAATTCACGCAGCTTTTTGGCGGCAAATATCATACATACCAGCTGGAAGACTGGTGTTTTGGCTACGATTACGGCTATGAACAGCTGACCACACATTTTCAGACCACCACCCTGAAAGGCTACGGAATAGAAACATTGCCGCTCGGCATCGTTGCGGCTGGTGTGATTTTACATTACCTCAAAGAGACAGAACATAAGGAAATAGCGCACATTGCGCGCATTACCCGGCTTGAAGAAGAAAAATATGTCTGGCTCGACCGTTTTACGGTCCGCAACCTGGAACTGGTATATGCCCAGCAGGAAGGTGGCGTACCGCTGATCCAGATCCTTGATCATACGGTTACGCCAATGGGCGCGAGGCTATTGCGTAAATGGATGGTGCTCCCGCTGAAAGAAAAGCTTCCGATTGAAGAACGCCTGAACATTGTCGGCCATTTTCTGAACAACCGCAGTGTGCATGAATCGGTAGTCGGAAATCTGAAACTGATCGGTGATCTGGAAAGGCTGATATCGAAGGTGGCTGTCAGAAGGGTCAATCCCAAAGAACTGGGACAGCTGAAAAGATCGCTCACACAAATTGCGCCGATTAAGGAAAGTCTTTACAAACTCCTTGATAAGGAGCGGAAGAAGCTGCAAAAGGACACTGAGGTGGAGCAGGCCTTAACACCCGCGCTGGAAGTATTGCTGAAATATGCAGATCAGCTGGATGTATGTAAGGAACTCGTCGATAAGATTGAAAATGAGCTGAGAGAAGATGCGCCTGTTTTGTCGAATCAGGGGCGAATGATTAAAAAGGGCGTCGATGCCGAGCTTGATGAGCTGCATGCGATTTCTTATGAGGGCAAGGATTACCTGTTGCAACTACAAAACAGGGAAATAGAGCGGACCGGCATCAGTTCTCTCAAAATTGCCTATAACAAAGTTTTCGGCTACTATCTTGAAGTGACGCACGTTCATCAGAACAAGGTGCCCGCGGAATGGATCCGGAAACAAACGCTGGTTAATGCTGAACGTTATATTACGCCGGAATTAAAGGAATACGAAGAGAAAATCATCAATGCCGAGGATAGTATCGCGACGATAGAATCGAGGATTTTCAATGAAATGGTTCTTGCTGCTGCCGGGCATGTTAATATCATTCAAAAAAATGCAGCGATCATTTCATCGCTTGATGTGCTAAGCTCATTTGCAACCGTCGCTGCCAAAAATAACTATGTAAAACCCGTTATTACGGAGGATAACCGCCTCGATATCAAGCAGGGACGTCATCCTGTGATTGAGCAGCAGCTTCCGGTAGGGGAGAGTTATGTGCCCAATGACGTGTACCTCGACGATGCTTCCCAGCAGATCATCATTATCACCGGTCCCAACATGGCAGGTAAGTCTGCGTTGCTACGGCAAACTGCCCTGATCGTATTAATGGCGCAAATGGGGTGTTATGTACCAGCGAAATCGGCTTCGGTAGGTTTGGTCGACAAAATATTTACCAGGGTAGGAGCGAGCGATAATTTAAGTCGGGGCGAAAGTACGTTCATGGTCGAAATGACCGAAACAGCGAGTATCCTGAATAATCTGAGTGACCGCAGTCTGATCCTGATGGATGAAATAGGGCGGGGAACCAGTACTTACGATGGTGTTTCGATCGCCTGGGCAATCACGGAATATTTACATAATCAGCATGAATGTCGTCCCAAAACGCTTTTTGCCACACATTACCATGAACTGAACCAGCTTTCAGAAGATTTTCCAAGGATCAAGAATTTCAATGTGGCTGTGAAGGAAGTGGACAATAGAGTGATATTCCTTCGGAAACTGAAACCGGGCGGCAGTGCACACAGTTTTGGTATTCATGTCGCGCAAATAGCCGGTATGCCGCAGCCTATTGTTTTGAGAGCAAGCGAAATAATGCAGCATCTGGAAAAAGAACACATGACCCAGGAGCACAGCAAAAAGATCAAGGAAATCCCTAAAAACAATTTTCAACTCAGCATTTTTGAACCGGCTGATCCGAAATTGGAGGAGCTTAAGGAGAAGCTTTCGCTGATTGACGTCAACACACTGTCTCCTATCGAGGCCCTCTTGAAATTAAACGAGTTTCAAAAACTCCTTAAAAAGTAA
- a CDS encoding MFS transporter, with translation MKNSTRFQLMAMMFLLYFIWGSWYGQMSKYMFTTLNATGGQVGNAYAAFSIAQIIAPFFVGMIADRYFAAQKVLGVLSIAGAILLYILSGITSADNFFGIILLYCISFAPMMSLTTSIAMQQVTNSEKDFPAIRVMGTISWIVVTNIIGFYGFGDSVMIFKISMVASAILGIYSFFLPDTPPKPSVKTSFSDIMGLDAFKLFKDRSFAIFFISSLLICIPLSFYYAMANPSLTDSGMTNVENKMSLGQASEVVFMLLIPLAFSRLGVKWMLIVGLIAWIVRFVGFGYGDANSEWLLYLAIILHGVCYDFFFVTGQIYTDSKAGEKYRSSAQGLISIATYGIGMGIGSWLAGLVADMYTVGGVKDWTSIWMVPAGIAAVVLVLFVLFFKDNKVKAAA, from the coding sequence ATGAAAAATTCAACGCGGTTCCAGCTGATGGCCATGATGTTTCTCCTGTATTTCATCTGGGGGTCGTGGTACGGGCAAATGAGTAAATACATGTTTACTACCCTCAATGCGACCGGAGGCCAGGTGGGTAATGCCTACGCTGCTTTTTCAATCGCGCAGATTATCGCTCCCTTCTTCGTGGGCATGATCGCCGACCGGTATTTTGCTGCTCAAAAGGTATTGGGCGTTTTGAGCATTGCAGGCGCGATCCTGCTTTACATTCTTTCCGGCATTACCAGCGCCGACAATTTCTTCGGAATTATCCTGCTTTACTGTATTTCATTCGCGCCCATGATGTCGCTGACGACATCCATCGCCATGCAGCAGGTTACTAATTCTGAAAAAGACTTTCCCGCGATACGCGTAATGGGAACGATTTCCTGGATTGTCGTGACGAATATCATCGGCTTTTACGGTTTCGGTGACAGCGTTATGATCTTCAAAATTTCAATGGTAGCTTCTGCAATCCTGGGTATCTATTCATTCTTCCTTCCGGATACCCCGCCGAAACCAAGCGTGAAAACTTCATTCTCTGATATTATGGGGCTGGATGCTTTCAAGCTGTTCAAAGACCGGTCTTTCGCTATTTTCTTTATTTCGTCGCTGCTGATCTGCATTCCGCTTTCCTTCTATTACGCAATGGCCAATCCTTCTCTGACAGATTCAGGAATGACCAATGTAGAAAATAAAATGTCACTGGGGCAGGCTTCCGAAGTCGTGTTTATGCTTTTAATTCCTCTCGCATTCAGTAGGTTAGGTGTAAAATGGATGCTGATCGTCGGCCTGATCGCCTGGATTGTTCGCTTTGTAGGCTTCGGTTATGGTGACGCAAACAGTGAGTGGTTATTGTATCTCGCTATTATCCTCCACGGTGTTTGTTACGACTTTTTCTTTGTAACCGGACAAATCTATACCGATAGCAAAGCGGGTGAAAAATACCGGTCGTCAGCGCAGGGATTAATTTCAATCGCTACTTACGGAATTGGAATGGGAATTGGTTCGTGGCTCGCCGGTTTGGTTGCAGATATGTACACGGTGGGTGGCGTGAAAGATTGGACAAGCATCTGGATGGTACCCGCAGGTATTGCAGCGGTTGTACTGGTACTTTTTGTTCTGTTCTTTAAAGACAATAAAGTTAAAGCGGCTGCCTGA
- a CDS encoding helix-turn-helix domain-containing protein — protein sequence MGKNRKHSAELRLAVVKSYLGGGGINELARRFGITRSCIQKWVGHYKQGGGSSLLPQYGRDYTIEFKQQVVFAYQKQGLSLNECCFKFKIPSKSTLHVWVRQYEQFGIDGFSTARGRPRSMKNKPKIIKTYGPLTRLEQLENENLRLRAENDLLKKLDALIRQKEAAQKKKR from the coding sequence ATGGGTAAAAACAGAAAACACAGTGCAGAGTTGAGGTTAGCGGTTGTAAAATCTTATTTAGGCGGAGGTGGTATTAATGAATTGGCCAGACGCTTTGGGATTACTAGGTCCTGTATACAGAAATGGGTGGGACACTATAAACAAGGCGGCGGTTCAAGTCTTTTGCCGCAATACGGGCGCGATTACACAATAGAATTTAAGCAACAAGTTGTGTTCGCTTATCAGAAACAGGGTTTATCTTTGAATGAGTGCTGCTTCAAATTTAAAATACCCAGTAAAAGTACTTTACATGTTTGGGTCCGGCAGTATGAGCAGTTTGGTATAGATGGTTTTAGCACGGCCCGTGGCAGGCCCAGGTCTATGAAAAACAAACCCAAGATCATAAAAACATACGGTCCATTGACCCGGTTAGAGCAGCTCGAAAACGAAAACCTGCGCCTGAGGGCAGAAAATGACTTGCTAAAAAAGTTGGATGCCTTAATCCGCCAGAAGGAAGCTGCGCAAAAGAAAAAGCGTTGA
- a CDS encoding IS3 family transposase, protein MELFEIPRSNFYYHIKNSAQASKYKEAKKQIRQVYDRHKGRFGYRRITMMIRKMGSELNHKTVLKLMKSMGLKSLIRLKRYRSYKGQTGRVAPNILNRDFKSEKPSQKWATDVSEFRVKDKKLFLSPIIDLFNGEIISYNLSESANFKQVTQMLETAFKKINKPENLVLHSDQGWQYQMSKYQKILESKGIIQSMSRKGNCLDNAIIENFFGTIKSELFYLNKYQSTDQLKEDIKEYIDYYNNDRIRLNLNGMSPAQYRAHHTNR, encoded by the coding sequence TTGGAGCTCTTTGAAATACCCAGGAGCAATTTCTACTACCATATTAAAAATAGCGCTCAGGCCAGCAAGTATAAGGAGGCGAAAAAGCAGATCAGGCAAGTTTACGATCGGCATAAGGGAAGGTTCGGCTACCGTCGCATCACAATGATGATCAGGAAGATGGGCAGCGAGCTCAACCATAAAACGGTCTTAAAGCTGATGAAGTCCATGGGCCTGAAATCGTTGATCCGTCTCAAAAGGTACCGCTCTTACAAAGGCCAGACAGGCAGGGTTGCGCCCAATATTCTCAACAGGGATTTTAAATCTGAAAAACCATCACAGAAATGGGCGACGGATGTCTCCGAGTTCAGGGTGAAAGACAAAAAACTTTTTCTGTCTCCTATTATTGACCTGTTTAATGGAGAAATCATCAGTTACAACCTGTCCGAATCAGCTAATTTTAAGCAAGTAACACAAATGCTCGAAACGGCATTTAAAAAGATCAATAAGCCAGAAAATCTGGTACTGCATTCCGACCAGGGCTGGCAATACCAAATGAGTAAATATCAAAAAATACTTGAATCGAAGGGTATTATCCAAAGCATGTCCAGAAAAGGCAACTGCCTGGACAATGCGATTATTGAAAACTTTTTTGGCACCATTAAATCAGAGTTGTTCTACCTGAACAAATACCAAAGCACCGACCAGCTGAAAGAAGACATCAAGGAATATATCGACTACTACAACAACGACAGGATCAGGCTTAATTTAAATGGAATGAGCCCGGCACAATACCGGGCTCATCACACTAATCGTTAA
- a CDS encoding RNA recognition motif domain-containing protein, which translates to MDIFVGSLSFKLKESELREAFEKYGNVSSAKIIIDKITRQSKGFGFVEMPDESEARLAISSLNGAEMYGRPLVVNESQKKEQRPGESGPGSRTDSGREGFNRPRPNDTDNRSAGRNDNMDGGPAKSSSGTGFGGAGSFGGGGFGGGSSSGGGDRYRSQDRKPGGGNDRPYGDRGGQGNKSKTDSRYGRGNEFNKKGGGGSKRHFSDRDDDDRW; encoded by the coding sequence ATGGACATTTTTGTTGGGAGTCTTTCTTTTAAGTTAAAGGAAAGCGAACTGCGTGAAGCTTTCGAGAAGTACGGTAATGTGAGCTCCGCGAAAATAATCATTGACAAAATTACACGTCAAAGCAAGGGTTTCGGGTTTGTAGAAATGCCTGACGAGAGCGAAGCAAGGCTGGCGATCAGTTCACTGAATGGTGCAGAAATGTACGGAAGGCCGTTAGTAGTGAACGAATCGCAGAAAAAGGAGCAAAGACCCGGTGAGAGCGGACCCGGTTCAAGGACAGATTCCGGAAGAGAAGGTTTCAATCGTCCGCGGCCCAACGATACTGACAACAGAAGCGCTGGAAGGAACGATAACATGGACGGAGGGCCTGCCAAAAGCAGCTCCGGAACCGGATTTGGAGGAGCAGGAAGCTTTGGAGGAGGTGGTTTCGGTGGAGGCAGCTCCTCTGGCGGAGGCGACAGATATCGCAGCCAGGACCGTAAACCAGGTGGTGGAAATGACAGGCCTTACGGAGATCGGGGCGGTCAGGGTAACAAATCCAAAACCGACAGCCGTTACGGCAGAGGAAATGAATTCAATAAGAAAGGCGGCGGGGGAAGCAAAAGGCATTTCAGCGACCGTGACGACGACGACAGATGGTAA
- a CDS encoding SMP-30/gluconolactonase/LRE family protein, with protein sequence MKKILLTTLIASCLSFASNAQHSLTQLWSSEASLPVPESVLFNKQDKVLYVALIDGKAGEKDEKGGIAKVGLDGKIIAKDWVTGLSAPKGMGIFGSKLFVADITEVVEIDIKTGKILKKHPVEGSKFLNDVTIDSKGSIYVSDSQTKKVHLIKGGQVSIYVENLTGPNGLLAVGTDLLIADSGTLKKLSPSKEITVLAEGMDKSTDGIEEVKKGEYLVSCWAGVVYYVKSDGTTEKLLDTSADKTNSADIGYDAAKKIVYVPTFMKNNVVAYQLK encoded by the coding sequence ATGAAAAAGATTTTACTCACCACATTGATAGCAAGCTGCTTGTCGTTCGCTTCCAACGCACAACATTCACTCACTCAGTTATGGTCATCGGAAGCTAGCTTGCCGGTTCCCGAATCCGTACTTTTCAATAAGCAGGATAAGGTGCTTTATGTGGCACTCATCGACGGTAAAGCGGGAGAAAAGGATGAAAAAGGCGGAATAGCCAAAGTGGGTCTGGACGGAAAAATTATCGCAAAAGACTGGGTAACCGGTCTGAGCGCACCGAAAGGAATGGGAATATTCGGCTCAAAATTGTTTGTTGCTGACATCACCGAGGTGGTTGAAATTGACATCAAAACTGGCAAGATCTTAAAAAAGCATCCCGTAGAGGGCTCGAAATTCCTGAATGATGTAACGATTGACTCAAAAGGAAGTATTTACGTATCTGATTCTCAAACAAAAAAAGTACATTTAATAAAAGGCGGGCAGGTATCTATTTATGTTGAAAATTTGACTGGCCCAAATGGCTTGCTGGCTGTGGGGACAGATCTTTTAATTGCCGACAGTGGAACCCTGAAGAAACTTAGCCCTTCCAAAGAAATAACAGTTTTGGCAGAAGGAATGGATAAAAGTACAGACGGGATTGAAGAAGTTAAAAAAGGGGAGTACCTGGTTTCCTGCTGGGCAGGAGTAGTTTATTATGTGAAATCAGACGGCACAACTGAAAAGTTGCTGGACACCAGCGCGGATAAAACGAACTCGGCAGATATAGGATATGACGCTGCAAAAAAGATCGTTTACGTACCTACCTTCATGAAAAACAACGTAGTAGCATATCAATTGAAGTAA
- a CDS encoding family 16 glycoside hydrolase — protein sequence MKKIFYPIIAAYLLISPVFAQTDASLTTKIEDLFSKLPAQNEAGLKKNMAELEQLGKPALVQIATMLTPLGKGDNTKIQYALGGFTYYASQAGKEIARIAASEAYSEALGKVNDPDSKNFLIYQLQTVGKDESVNALKGYLGDERLSGPAARALARNGSTAAGTALFQALDKAKGAAQIAIIEALGDSKYKEAAPQIEKTATSEDLLLRKVSLYALSEIAAPSSEQVLMLAAQKTLYGYDRSDAAAVYLKYLANLAKTGNAALAEKAAWEIVKNTPDPKQVATKSAALKIYSDIKKRESVPALVSALQSTNPEYRAAALKLGQKYLMANGTAPWLAAMKKATPEVKAEIITMLGHADSQDALPAILKSLTSKDTQVKKAAIWAAGKIGQESSIASLITVTKTASLEEIETVKSSLLTIKGAALPDQIAKAIPTLPAPAKAALIDVLAARAASDKLPVVSAQLKSTDPAVRKSAFGSLKSLATANDLPQLFTLLNSQTAPEDIAAVQHAISAVVKSSGETNAQTDLILKQMQSATVEKQRNYLPVLATIGGKKALGSVVSSYEKGDAATKKTAISSLAAWADASAAKELLTIAEKTTEAGEFDAALTGYVSVAGKSSKTPVLKVIMLREAMGLAKTDTQKEMILKELARYRTINALLFAGKYLDQPNIQTIAAQTVASIALSNRDFYGAEIRELLTKASSLLKGKDSEYQQQAITRHLADMPAGEGFVSLFNGKDLTGWKGLVANPIARAKMSADTLKAKQAKADEAMKKDWYAKDGELIFSGHGDNLCTVKPYGDFEMYVDWKIQKDGDAGIYLRGTPQVQIWDTSRVDVGAQVGSGGLYNNQKNPSKPSKLADNAIGEWNTFHITMIGDRVSVDLNGENVVDNVILENYWDKNLPIFASEQLELQAHGNQINYRDIYVREIPRKEFVLSEEEKKEGFKVLFDGTNMFEWTGNRTDYFIEGGELVVDPKKGGKGNLYTKDEYSDFDFRFEFQLTPGANNGLGIRTPMQGDAAYEGTEIQILDNDADIYKDLKEYQYHGSAYGIIPAKRGFLKPLGEWNYEEVRVQGSKIRVTLNGTVIVDGDLAEASKNGTPDHKEHPGLSRTSGHLGFLGHGSPLKFRNIRINDLSKQKTEPVVSEKKKGKKRK from the coding sequence ATGAAGAAAATCTTCTACCCAATTATAGCTGCGTACCTGCTTATTTCGCCGGTTTTCGCACAAACAGATGCTTCTCTTACTACCAAGATCGAAGATTTGTTCTCCAAACTTCCTGCCCAGAATGAGGCCGGATTGAAAAAGAATATGGCTGAACTGGAACAGCTGGGCAAGCCTGCGCTCGTTCAGATCGCCACCATGCTGACGCCGCTGGGCAAAGGTGATAATACCAAAATCCAGTATGCGCTCGGCGGTTTTACCTATTATGCCTCGCAAGCGGGCAAGGAAATTGCAAGAATTGCAGCTTCCGAAGCTTACAGTGAAGCTTTGGGAAAAGTAAACGACCCTGATTCGAAGAATTTCCTGATATACCAATTACAAACCGTCGGAAAAGACGAGTCAGTTAATGCGCTGAAAGGCTATCTCGGTGACGAACGTTTATCAGGTCCGGCGGCAAGAGCGCTGGCGAGAAATGGCTCCACTGCGGCTGGTACTGCGTTGTTCCAGGCTTTGGACAAAGCAAAAGGTGCCGCTCAAATCGCAATTATTGAGGCACTTGGCGATAGTAAGTACAAAGAAGCTGCGCCACAAATCGAGAAAACAGCGACGAGCGAAGATCTGCTTTTGCGCAAAGTGAGTCTGTATGCATTGTCAGAAATTGCGGCGCCTTCTTCGGAGCAGGTATTAATGCTGGCTGCGCAGAAAACTTTGTACGGTTATGATCGCAGTGATGCGGCGGCCGTTTATTTGAAATACCTCGCCAATCTTGCCAAAACAGGTAATGCTGCACTCGCTGAGAAAGCTGCGTGGGAAATTGTTAAAAATACACCCGACCCGAAGCAGGTAGCTACGAAATCGGCTGCGCTTAAAATCTATTCTGATATTAAGAAAAGAGAATCTGTACCTGCTCTGGTAAGTGCATTGCAAAGCACCAATCCGGAATATCGCGCAGCAGCCTTGAAGCTTGGTCAAAAATACCTGATGGCGAACGGAACGGCCCCGTGGCTGGCCGCAATGAAAAAAGCGACACCGGAAGTAAAGGCAGAGATCATTACAATGCTTGGTCACGCAGATTCGCAGGATGCGCTGCCTGCGATATTGAAATCACTTACTTCAAAAGATACGCAAGTAAAAAAAGCGGCGATTTGGGCGGCTGGTAAAATCGGCCAGGAAAGCAGCATTGCCAGCCTGATCACTGTAACAAAAACTGCCAGCCTCGAAGAGATTGAAACAGTTAAAAGTAGTCTCCTCACTATTAAAGGAGCCGCATTACCCGACCAGATCGCGAAAGCAATACCTACCCTGCCCGCTCCTGCCAAAGCCGCATTGATCGATGTACTCGCAGCGCGCGCGGCCAGTGACAAACTTCCGGTGGTTTCCGCACAGCTGAAAAGTACGGATCCGGCGGTCCGGAAATCAGCATTTGGCTCACTCAAATCGCTTGCAACTGCCAACGATCTGCCGCAGTTATTTACCTTACTGAATTCACAAACTGCACCCGAAGATATTGCTGCTGTCCAGCATGCGATTAGCGCGGTAGTGAAAAGCTCTGGCGAAACCAATGCGCAAACGGACCTGATCCTGAAACAAATGCAGTCGGCTACGGTGGAAAAACAACGCAATTACCTGCCGGTACTGGCCACGATCGGTGGCAAAAAAGCATTGGGATCTGTGGTTTCTTCTTATGAGAAGGGCGACGCTGCCACGAAAAAAACGGCGATCAGCTCGCTGGCGGCCTGGGCAGATGCAAGCGCCGCGAAGGAACTGTTAACGATTGCCGAAAAAACAACGGAGGCAGGAGAATTTGACGCGGCTTTGACAGGCTATGTTTCAGTTGCAGGCAAATCTTCGAAGACGCCTGTTTTGAAGGTAATCATGCTTCGGGAAGCAATGGGACTAGCCAAGACAGATACCCAGAAAGAGATGATTTTGAAAGAGCTCGCCAGATACCGGACCATCAATGCATTATTATTTGCAGGAAAATACCTGGATCAGCCAAACATTCAAACGATCGCCGCTCAAACTGTTGCTTCAATAGCTTTATCAAACAGAGACTTTTATGGAGCTGAAATCCGCGAGCTGCTGACAAAAGCATCTTCCCTCTTGAAAGGTAAAGACAGCGAATACCAGCAGCAGGCAATCACCCGGCATTTGGCCGATATGCCGGCTGGTGAAGGGTTTGTTTCACTGTTCAATGGAAAAGACCTGACAGGCTGGAAAGGTTTGGTGGCCAATCCGATAGCGCGTGCTAAAATGAGCGCAGATACCCTGAAAGCTAAACAGGCGAAAGCGGATGAAGCGATGAAAAAAGACTGGTATGCGAAAGACGGAGAGCTGATATTTTCCGGCCACGGCGACAATTTGTGTACGGTTAAACCGTACGGGGATTTTGAAATGTACGTAGATTGGAAAATCCAGAAAGACGGTGACGCTGGTATTTATCTGAGAGGTACGCCGCAGGTACAAATCTGGGATACTTCGCGCGTGGATGTAGGTGCTCAGGTAGGATCGGGCGGTTTATATAATAACCAGAAAAACCCGAGCAAGCCTTCCAAACTGGCTGATAATGCGATCGGTGAATGGAATACGTTTCACATCACCATGATAGGTGACCGCGTTTCTGTTGATCTGAACGGAGAAAATGTTGTCGACAATGTGATTCTGGAAAATTACTGGGACAAAAACCTGCCTATCTTCGCTTCGGAACAACTTGAATTGCAGGCACACGGGAACCAAATCAATTACCGCGATATCTATGTGCGCGAAATCCCGCGCAAGGAATTCGTCTTATCCGAAGAAGAGAAAAAAGAAGGTTTCAAAGTGCTTTTTGACGGTACTAATATGTTTGAATGGACCGGAAACAGAACGGATTATTTCATTGAAGGCGGCGAACTGGTTGTTGACCCGAAAAAAGGAGGAAAGGGAAATTTGTACACCAAAGATGAATACAGCGATTTCGATTTCCGGTTTGAGTTTCAGTTAACACCAGGAGCAAATAACGGTCTGGGAATCAGGACACCAATGCAAGGCGATGCTGCTTATGAAGGTACCGAGATACAAATTCTCGACAACGACGCCGATATATATAAAGATCTGAAGGAATACCAATATCACGGATCAGCTTACGGTATTATCCCTGCAAAACGCGGCTTTTTGAAACCTCTCGGGGAATGGAACTACGAGGAAGTGCGCGTGCAGGGATCAAAGATCCGGGTTACTTTAAATGGGACTGTCATTGTTGACGGCGACCTTGCGGAAGCCAGCAAAAACGGAACGCCTGATCACAAGGAACACCCGGGCTTGTCAAGAACTTCAGGTCATTTAGGTTTCCTGGGCCACGGTTCCCCCCTCAAATTCAGGAATATCCGGATCAATGACCTCAGCAAGCAAAAAACAGAACCGGTAGTTTCTGAGAAGAAGAAAGGGAAGAAACGCAAATAG